A window from Dromaius novaehollandiae isolate bDroNov1 chromosome 1, bDroNov1.hap1, whole genome shotgun sequence encodes these proteins:
- the DRD3 gene encoding D(3) dopamine receptor, with the protein MALFTRASSHLNTTNSIPCEADNTTEHNLPHSHAYYALCYCILILAIIFGNVLVCLAVLRERTLQTTTNYLVVSLAVADLLVATLVMPWVVYLEVTGGVWTFSRICCDIFVTMDVMMCTASILNLCAISIDRYTAVVRPVQYQYNTGQSSCKRVSLMIVIVWMLAFAVSCPLLFGFNTTGDPSVCSISNPIFIIYSSLVSFYLPFMVTLLLYVRIYLVLRQRQKKRILTRQGSHSASTKLSYTDKEHIKRKTLPNRCQGTFSPRLSFKCPSQETSTKRKLLALISLQQYCSFCQEASLTRTPGHQGHNRLKERRKSRKSGLEVRTLSNGKTISSLRPVHQPPRLIQLRERRATQMLTIVLGAFIVCWLPFFLLHILNTHCPSCHVPPALYSASTWLGYMNSALNPIIYTTFNTDFRKAFLKILCC; encoded by the exons ATGGCGCTCTTCACAAGAGCCAGCAGTCATCTTAACACCACCAACTCCATCCCCTGTGAGGCAGATAATACTACAGAGCACAACCTGCCACACTCACATGCCTACTATGCCCTTTGCTACTGCATCCTGATTTTGGCCATCATCTTTGGGAATGTGCTGGTCTGCTTGGCAGTTCTAAGGGAACGCACCTTGCAAACCACAACAAACTACCTCGTGGTGAGCCTGGCGGTGGCGGACTTGCTGGTGGCCACTTTGGTGATGCCGTGGGTGGTATACCTGGAG GTGACTGGAGGAGTCTGGACTTTCAGCCGTATCTGCTGCGATATCTTCGTCACCATGGACGTAATGATGTGCACAGCCAGCATTTTAAACCTCTGTGCTATCAGCATTGACAG ATACACTGCAGTGGTGAGACCAGTTCAGTACCAGTACAACACTGGGCAGAGCTCCTGCAAGAGGGTCTCTCTCATGATCGTGATAGTCTGGATGTTGGCGTTCGCAGTGTCATGCCCTCTCCTCTTTGGCTTCAATACTACAG gggATCCCAGTGTCTGTTCCATATCCAACCCTATTTTCATCATCTACTCCTCTTTGGTGTCCTTCTACCTTCCCTTCATGGTGACCCTGCTGCTCTATGTCCGGATTTACCTCGTGCTAAGACAAAGACAAAAGAAGCGAATCCTCACTCGGCAGGGCAGCCACAGCGCCAGCACCAAACTGTCGTATACAGACAAA GAACacatcaaaagaaaaactttgcCCAACAGATGCCAAGGCACCTTTTCACCTCGTCTCTCATTCAAATGCCCCAGCCAGGAGACATCTACCAAAAGGAAGTTGCTGGCTCTCATCAGCCTACAGCAGTACTGCAGCTTCTGTCAAGAGGCATCCCTCACCCGGACACCCGGACACCAGGGACACAACAGgctgaaagagaggagaaagagcaggaagTCAGGGCTGGAGGTACGAACACTCAGCAATGGCAAAACAATCAGCTCTTTGAGGCCAGTGCACCAGCCGCCCCGGTTGATCCAGCTTCGGGAGAGAAGGGCCACACAGATGCTCACTATTGTCCTGG GGGCATTCATAGTCTGCTGGCTGCCATTCTTCTTGCTTCACATCCTGAACACCCACTGCCCTTCCTGCCACGTGCCCCCAGCGCTCTATAGTGCCAGCACCTGGCTTGGTTACATGAACAGCGCCCTCAACCCCATCATCTACACAACCTTCAACACCGACTTCCGCAAAGCCTTCCTCAAGATCCTCTGCTGCTGA